The following coding sequences lie in one Trypanosoma brucei gambiense DAL972 chromosome 7, complete sequence genomic window:
- a CDS encoding chaperone protein DNAj, putative yields MGFRLIPMLFYEYFAGSAFNVDVLKAIFRSIGTAGSNCGKGLGLFSRTVNIVIAQLSQRVVEWCVVAYFTSSNSLLLHRAAVLHCTFPYVQHYRFSNCWITHFPCSVAKIFVPSFLWNWVRNTIVGLPSLGDDGTDGVNDYGESISFYNSSYASSTPAAVVASSLVSEITEHIIQQIAWAVLFYRSRDEKDALWPMVKRYLSTTVESLTHSVLIVCARSVGAWFGGRVSRNPSSGCIFWCERTLLLLLGPAIGKSGRRLGVKLLQELERFHPTTEAEARADDARSNAESSAHDGEDDWNTGSFFYPTTLSTVDYYEVLGVERTASLEDIKRAYRAAALQNHPDHAPKEAEAQNAAQERMAVINQAYETLGTDSKRRKYDQACANIQIPGVFSRFNDFPLSTHDGSTVLVAVASLVVKSFVAYAQYYSSFLELTGLGKGPLRYVGFL; encoded by the coding sequence ATGGGCTTCCGGTTGATTCCAATGCTGTTTTACGAATATTTTGCCGGTTCGGCCTTCAACGTCGATGTGCTGAAGGCAATCTTCAGATCGATTGGTACAGCTGGTAGTAACTGTGGTAAGGGGCTGGGATTGTTTTCTCGCACTGTGAATATAGTGATTGCGCAACTATCCCAACGTGTAGTGGAATGGTGTGTGGTAGCCTATTTCACTAGCAGTAACTCCTTACTTCTTCACCGTGCCGCAGTGCTTCACTGCACTTTCCCCTACGTTCAGCATTACCGTTTCAGTAATTGCTGGATCACTCACTTTCCTTGCAGTGTGGCAAAGATTTTTGTTCCGTCGTTCCTGTGGAACTGGGTGAGGAATACAATAGTCGGCCTGCCTTCCTTGGGAGATGACGGTACCGATGGTGTTAACGACTACGGTGAATCTATTTCCTTTTACAACAGTAGTTACGCATCATCTACACCAGCGGCTGTCGTAGCCAGTAGCCTGGTCAGTGAGATCACTGAGCACATCATTCAGCAAATAGCTTGGGCGGTGTTGTTTTACAGGTCGCGCGATGAGAAGGATGCGCTGTGGCCGATGGTTAAACGGTACTTGTCTACCACAGTTGAGTCGCTTACGCATTCAGTGCTTATTGTGTGCGCACGCAGTGTTGGGGCCTGGTTTGGTGGGCGGGTATCTCGTAACCCCAGCTCTGGATGTATTTTCTGGTGTGAACGAACACTGCTTCTGCTTTTAGGACCGGCCATTGGCAAATCGGGTCGCAGGTTGGGGGTTAAGTTGCTCCAAGAATTGGAGAGATTTCATCCAACAACTGAGGCGGAGGCACGGGCCGATGACGCCAGATCCAACGCCGAATCTTCAGCACATGATGGTGAAGATGATTGGAATACTGGCAGTTTCTTTTACCCCACCACCTTGTCAACTGTTGACTATTATGAAGTGCTTGGAGTGGAGCGCACAGCGAGCCTTGAAGACATTAAGCGGGCGTACCGCGCTGCAGCACTTCAGAATCACCCCGATCATGCGCCAAAGGAGGCGGAAGCTCAGAATGCGGCACAGGAACGTATGGCAGTAATAAACCAGGCATACGAAACGTTAGGGACGGACAGTAAGCGTAGGAAATATGATCAGGCATGTGCCAATATTCAAATTCCGGGGGTATTTAGTCGTTTCAACGATTTCCCGTTGTCAACGCACGACGGTAGTACCGTGTTGGTTGCGGTGGCATCTTTGGTTGTAAAATCATTTGTTGCGTACGCGCAGTAttactcttcctttcttgaGTTAACGGGTCTTGGAAAAGGACCATTGCGGTATGTTGGTTTTCTGTAA
- a CDS encoding prefoldin, putative, with protein sequence MEKYEFPEDYVNPRNIPRIAYIPDVAAYVNNGGGADTVISNLLMESSKYEHMEKRLVSSLANLDYKIPTIKKTLNSLEFLQKQLEEAEQQEEDGKRAGIRSYYCLTDSVFGEAIVRPQKTVHLWMGAKVMVEYTFEEAAALLKKNLSNAEVNMRNTKEDLAWLQEQITNLQINISRVYNYDLKNKRAKDNKKETSEK encoded by the coding sequence ATGGAAAAGTACGAATTTCCCGAGGACTACGTGAATCCACGTAATATCCCGCGCATTGCGTACATACCGGACGTTGCTGCTTACGTCAACAACGGCGGTGGCGCTGACACGGTCATCAGTAACTTACTGATGGAGTCTTCAAAATACGAGCACATGGAAAAGCGCCTTGTGAGCAGCCTTGCCAATCTTGATTACAAAATACCGACTATTAAGAAAACCCTAAACTCACTGGAGTTTCTGCAGAAGCAGCTAGAGGAGGCAGAGCAACAGGAGGAAGACGGGAAAAGGGCCGGTATTCGCTCTTATTACTGTCTTACGGATTCTGTCTTCGGTGAAGCCATTGTAAGGCCACAGAAGACTGTTCATTTGTGGATGGGTGCCAAAGTGATGGTTGAGTACACCTTcgaagaagcagcagcgttACTTAAGAAGAACCTCAGCAACGCGGAGGTCAATATGCGTAATACCAAAGAGGACCTTGCGTGGCTGCAGGAACAAATAACCAACCTGCAGATCAATATTTCACGGGTGTACAACTACGACCTGAAGAACAAACGGGCGAAAGATAACAAGAAGGAAACCTCAGAGAAATAA